One genomic window of Candidatus Kuenenia stuttgartiensis includes the following:
- a CDS encoding IS110 family transposase translates to MGYFVGIDLHGDNNYIGILDEEDRKVFKRRNRNDINEIKRVLEPYKKEIKGIVVESTFNWYWIVDGLMEAGYQVHLANTSAMQQYEGLKYIDDTRDSFWLAKMLRLKILPEGYIYPKETRSVRDLLRKRMMLVQQRTAHILSMQTMVNRNKGVPISGDTIKKLSNEEVMGMFSDVHLTMSAQCDHEVIEVLNKQIYKIEKAVLKEVKLKKPYKKLLKVPGIGEILAMTIMLETGNIERFSDVGMYSSYCRCVSAKKLSNGKSKGKGNRKNGNKYLAWAYVEAAHFHVRFCEKGRKWHQRKASKSHVVLATKALSNKLARACYYIIKEQVNYDEKKMFG, encoded by the coding sequence ATGGGATATTTCGTAGGAATAGATTTACATGGTGATAATAATTATATTGGAATACTCGATGAGGAGGATCGGAAGGTATTCAAGAGGAGAAACCGTAATGACATCAATGAAATAAAGCGCGTATTAGAGCCATACAAAAAAGAAATAAAGGGTATAGTAGTAGAATCGACCTTTAACTGGTACTGGATAGTGGATGGTCTGATGGAGGCAGGCTATCAGGTACACCTGGCAAATACATCGGCAATGCAGCAGTATGAGGGATTAAAGTACATTGACGACACGAGGGATTCGTTTTGGTTGGCAAAGATGTTACGGTTAAAGATATTACCAGAGGGATATATTTATCCCAAAGAGACGCGGTCAGTGAGGGATTTACTGAGGAAGCGGATGATGTTGGTACAACAAAGGACAGCGCATATATTGAGTATGCAAACGATGGTAAACCGTAACAAAGGAGTACCGATAAGCGGTGATACGATAAAGAAGCTGAGTAACGAAGAGGTAATGGGGATGTTCAGCGACGTGCATTTGACCATGTCAGCACAGTGCGATCACGAGGTAATAGAGGTATTAAATAAGCAGATATACAAGATAGAGAAAGCGGTATTAAAGGAGGTGAAGCTAAAGAAGCCGTATAAGAAATTGCTCAAGGTGCCTGGGATAGGCGAAATCCTGGCAATGACGATAATGCTGGAGACTGGGAACATAGAGCGATTTAGTGATGTGGGGATGTATTCATCTTATTGCAGATGCGTATCGGCAAAAAAATTATCGAATGGTAAGAGCAAAGGGAAAGGAAACCGTAAGAACGGGAATAAATACCTTGCGTGGGCGTATGTGGAGGCAGCGCATTTTCACGTAAGATTTTGCGAAAAGGGAAGGAAATGGCATCAGAGGAAGGCGTCAAAGAGCCATGTAGTTCTGGCAACGAAAGCCTTGAGCAATAAGCTGGCCAGGGCATGTTATTACATAATAAAGGAGCAAGTAAACTACGACGAGAAAAAAATGTTTGGGTAG
- a CDS encoding ISL3 family transposase, translating to MQIKTLLNTVENFKSFVYKAVSFEVINGRKALVADIKPRVNAKPECSVCGKRVSGYDTQPSRLYEYPPLWGFQVFFRYSPRRAACPVDGIHVERIPWSEGKEQMTTTYKVFLSRWAKRLSWKETAEIFKSSWDSVYRAVQFVVAYGLAHRDLENITEIGIDEIQVWSGHKYLTLVYQLDSHAKRLLWSGPERKAKTLRKFFMELGIERCLRIKFVCSDMWSPYLKVIAKKASQALNILDRFHIMKKFNEAIDQIRREEVKKLKDEGTDNVLEKSRWLLLKRPENLTEKQTVRLSQIVKINLSSIKAYLMREDFQRFWEYKYPAYADRFLENWITRTLKTNLEPMKKVAKMLRNHKQLILNWFKADGRLSSGTVEGFNLKAKLTMRKAYGYKSLECLQTALYHTLGNLPEPILTHRFCG from the coding sequence ATGCAGATAAAGACATTATTAAATACGGTAGAGAATTTCAAGTCATTTGTTTACAAAGCAGTCAGTTTCGAGGTCATAAATGGTAGAAAGGCATTAGTAGCAGATATAAAGCCGAGGGTAAATGCCAAGCCTGAATGTTCAGTATGTGGGAAGAGAGTGTCTGGGTATGATACACAGCCGTCCCGGTTATACGAGTATCCGCCATTATGGGGGTTTCAAGTATTTTTCCGATATTCCCCGCGACGCGCCGCCTGTCCAGTGGACGGAATCCATGTAGAGCGAATTCCCTGGTCAGAAGGTAAGGAGCAGATGACCACCACATACAAGGTATTCCTGTCTCGATGGGCTAAACGCCTGAGTTGGAAAGAGACAGCCGAGATATTCAAGTCCAGTTGGGACAGTGTGTATAGGGCAGTGCAGTTTGTAGTTGCCTACGGCCTTGCCCACAGGGACTTGGAGAATATAACGGAAATAGGAATAGACGAGATACAAGTCTGGAGTGGCCACAAGTATTTAACCCTTGTATATCAGCTTGATTCGCATGCCAAAAGGCTTTTATGGAGTGGCCCTGAGCGGAAGGCAAAGACCCTGCGGAAGTTTTTCATGGAGTTAGGTATAGAACGTTGTCTGAGAATCAAATTCGTTTGCAGCGATATGTGGTCGCCGTACCTGAAGGTGATAGCGAAGAAGGCTTCCCAGGCGCTTAATATTCTTGACCGTTTCCACATCATGAAGAAATTCAATGAAGCCATAGACCAGATACGGAGGGAAGAGGTCAAAAAGCTCAAGGATGAAGGCACAGACAATGTTTTGGAAAAGAGCCGTTGGTTACTGTTGAAAAGGCCTGAGAACTTGACAGAAAAGCAAACGGTACGGTTAAGCCAGATAGTTAAGATCAACCTGAGTTCAATAAAGGCATATTTAATGCGTGAAGATTTTCAGCGTTTTTGGGAGTATAAGTATCCGGCGTATGCAGACAGGTTTCTCGAGAACTGGATTACGAGAACCCTAAAAACCAACCTGGAACCTATGAAAAAAGTGGCAAAGATGTTGCGCAATCACAAGCAGCTCATTCTCAACTGGTTCAAGGCTGATGGCAGACTTTCTTCCGGTACGGTTGAGGGGTTTAACCTTAAGGCGAAACTGACTATGAGAAAGGCTTATGGTTATAAATCTCTGGAATGCCTGCAAACAGCCTTGTATCATACTCTTGGTAATTTGCCGGAACCAATACTTACCCACAGATTCTGCGGATGA
- the larE gene encoding ATP-dependent sacrificial sulfur transferase LarE: protein MDTKEKLNKLRNYAEALESVVVAFSGGVDSSLVAKVCFDVLGGKAMAVTARSETYPAFEYEEATKIAKEIGISHMTIHTSELNIKGFAENPTNRCYFCKSELFGKLKDIARAQGFKNVVDGANFDDTSEHRPGLEAAKELSVRSPLKDLGFRKSDIREISKYLLLSNWDKPSYACMSSRFPYGEAITEDKLVLVAAAEDYLRSIGLRQFRVRHHDTIARIEILPEDFLKLLQNGKRTELINTFKEIGYKYVTLDVEGYRSGSMNEVLKQ, encoded by the coding sequence ATGGATACGAAAGAAAAACTTAATAAATTAAGAAACTATGCAGAGGCATTGGAAAGTGTTGTTGTTGCTTTTTCAGGAGGAGTGGACAGCTCGCTTGTCGCGAAAGTTTGTTTTGATGTTTTAGGCGGAAAAGCTATGGCAGTCACTGCCCGTTCAGAAACATATCCCGCCTTTGAATATGAAGAGGCGACAAAAATAGCAAAGGAGATTGGTATCTCCCATATGACCATCCATACCAGCGAACTTAATATTAAGGGCTTTGCGGAAAATCCCACGAACCGGTGCTATTTTTGCAAATCGGAATTATTTGGAAAACTGAAAGACATTGCAAGGGCACAAGGATTCAAGAATGTTGTGGATGGCGCCAATTTTGACGATACAAGTGAACACAGGCCCGGGCTTGAAGCTGCAAAGGAACTCAGCGTACGCAGCCCTTTAAAAGACCTCGGATTCAGGAAGTCCGACATACGCGAAATATCAAAATACCTCCTTCTCTCAAACTGGGATAAACCGTCATACGCCTGCATGTCATCCCGCTTCCCATATGGAGAAGCCATTACTGAAGACAAATTAGTTCTCGTTGCCGCCGCAGAAGATTATTTGCGAAGCATTGGGCTGCGACAATTTCGCGTCAGGCATCACGATACCATAGCAAGAATTGAGATACTGCCGGAAGATTTTCTCAAATTATTACAAAACGGCAAAAGAACTGAATTAATCAATACATTCAAGGAAATAGGTTACAAATACGTCACTCTCGATGTAGAAGGATACCGTAGCGGCAGTATGAATGAGGTGCTTAAACAATAA
- a CDS encoding AsmA family protein translates to MRKIIIILSSVFVFLLIAVIAAPFVIDLNKYKDRIITLAKPYLNREFDFADVKLTLISGLGVEINGLRIADNPEFGSEDFLSLQSLRIKVALFPLLKKKIQIKKLIMDEPVVRLVRNSNGVFNFSDMASDAEEDEKPQAKDEKRKEKKSGSEKKPDSEHNIFLAGLMVSQFTLHSGQIHFLDNFVPDAPVTMVFDSLNIELKNVSLYKPIRIYASAGLQGTTEQNLLIKGMVGPVGDNMDLVGLAMDIHVSVQNVFLHKFVPYIPDGLMLSPLEGILYMTANIKGSVHSGLDLESVIQGEKLVMSIKDSDEKIQNVNITLKEKIKYDDRKGDIGFQQLDLALNDNNVSLTGTIENIKTDPQWDVTLMAKMNALDEALALYPVFKEALPQDFRFTGPLNMEITSSGSKDAMQISGHTDMTRAEILYGEVFKKQKNIPFQISLKANKIADIIQLEAFAVNLQNASLNSSGSIEDMVNPRFDLVSTANEFSLKGWDAIVPLLKEYEPEGSVSIKNYMKGNFDDAFVNLHVSSPKLLFKFPASSDKKEDENTKQRKDVAESIRFELLAKKLADNITADGGLEMGNGTILDINFEEAKGKYSFQDDILKIQSFQMRTFEGDISLTGNYDSKSMQWDASPIINAVRIDGVVDAFTQYRGMMKGVFSGSFDMGGSLGKNDKMVTNANGSFRLLQGEIENVNLMETIIDSLLGIKEVYKYAGEKKDVLEKYDVTRFDSLDGEFSLLNDMLDLKKCYLENIYTPDVPGSDAKLKGDINFDTGKLDLSGKVILSSEHSEKLTKKAKPLKALLNEKGNIVLPVTVTGTMSNPKPLLDTSYVLNAMMNYYGKEELEKGLDKLKGKLGLEKLGLEKLWQKD, encoded by the coding sequence ATGCGGAAAATAATAATCATACTTTCATCTGTTTTTGTTTTTCTTTTAATAGCAGTGATTGCAGCGCCCTTTGTAATTGACCTAAATAAGTATAAAGACAGGATAATTACACTTGCAAAGCCATATCTGAATCGGGAGTTTGATTTTGCTGATGTTAAACTTACCCTAATAAGCGGCTTGGGGGTAGAAATCAATGGACTGCGTATTGCGGACAATCCGGAATTTGGAAGTGAAGATTTTCTGTCTTTGCAGAGTCTTCGCATAAAGGTGGCGTTGTTTCCGTTATTAAAGAAAAAGATACAAATCAAAAAGTTGATCATGGATGAACCTGTTGTGCGCCTGGTTCGGAATTCAAATGGGGTGTTTAATTTTTCTGATATGGCAAGTGATGCCGAAGAAGACGAAAAGCCGCAGGCAAAGGATGAAAAGAGAAAAGAAAAAAAATCAGGGAGTGAAAAAAAACCTGATAGCGAACACAACATTTTTCTGGCAGGATTAATGGTTTCCCAATTCACCTTACACAGTGGGCAAATACATTTTTTGGATAATTTTGTTCCTGATGCACCGGTGACGATGGTTTTTGATTCATTAAATATAGAATTAAAAAATGTGTCTTTGTATAAACCGATACGGATATATGCATCAGCCGGTTTACAGGGGACAACAGAGCAAAATCTTCTTATAAAGGGCATGGTCGGACCAGTAGGAGATAATATGGATCTTGTGGGTCTTGCTATGGACATTCACGTTTCCGTCCAAAATGTATTTCTCCACAAATTTGTCCCCTATATTCCCGATGGTTTAATGCTATCCCCCCTTGAAGGAATCTTATACATGACGGCAAATATAAAGGGCTCTGTTCATTCAGGATTGGATTTAGAGTCTGTGATTCAGGGCGAAAAACTTGTAATGTCCATAAAAGACTCTGATGAAAAAATACAAAACGTAAATATTACACTGAAAGAAAAGATCAAATATGATGACAGAAAAGGGGATATCGGTTTTCAGCAATTGGATTTGGCGTTGAATGATAACAATGTTTCATTGACGGGCACTATAGAAAATATAAAAACAGATCCGCAATGGGATGTAACCCTCATGGCAAAAATGAATGCACTTGACGAAGCGTTAGCACTATACCCTGTCTTTAAAGAAGCGTTGCCGCAAGATTTTCGATTCACAGGACCTTTAAACATGGAGATAACTTCAAGCGGAAGTAAGGATGCTATGCAAATATCCGGGCATACGGATATGACGAGAGCGGAAATACTCTATGGAGAGGTATTTAAGAAGCAAAAAAATATCCCATTTCAAATATCTCTAAAAGCAAATAAAATTGCAGATATCATTCAACTGGAGGCTTTTGCAGTTAATTTGCAAAATGCATCCCTTAATAGTTCTGGTTCGATAGAAGATATGGTAAACCCTCGTTTTGATTTGGTGAGTACCGCGAATGAATTTTCGTTGAAGGGATGGGATGCAATTGTTCCTTTGTTGAAAGAATATGAGCCGGAGGGTTCGGTTAGTATTAAGAATTATATGAAAGGTAATTTTGATGACGCATTCGTGAATCTACACGTTTCATCCCCTAAACTTTTGTTTAAATTCCCCGCATCTTCTGATAAGAAAGAAGATGAAAATACGAAACAACGTAAAGATGTTGCCGAATCGATTCGTTTTGAACTATTGGCAAAGAAGCTGGCGGACAATATCACAGCAGACGGGGGGCTTGAAATGGGAAATGGAACTATATTGGATATTAATTTTGAAGAAGCGAAGGGGAAATATAGTTTCCAGGATGATATTTTGAAAATACAGAGCTTTCAAATGCGTACCTTTGAGGGAGATATTTCACTTACAGGAAACTATGACTCCAAAAGCATGCAGTGGGATGCAAGCCCTATAATAAATGCAGTAAGGATAGATGGCGTTGTTGATGCTTTTACTCAATACCGCGGTATGATGAAAGGAGTTTTTTCCGGATCGTTTGACATGGGCGGTTCTCTGGGGAAAAACGATAAAATGGTAACGAATGCTAATGGATCGTTTCGTTTGTTACAAGGAGAGATCGAAAACGTAAATTTAATGGAAACGATAATAGATTCTCTTTTGGGGATAAAAGAAGTTTACAAATATGCAGGGGAAAAGAAAGATGTGTTGGAAAAATATGATGTAACACGATTTGATTCTCTCGACGGTGAATTTTCTCTTTTAAATGATATGCTTGATTTAAAAAAGTGTTATCTGGAAAATATTTATACCCCTGATGTTCCAGGTTCAGACGCAAAGCTAAAGGGGGATATCAATTTTGATACCGGGAAACTTGATTTAAGCGGCAAAGTTATATTGTCTTCTGAACATTCAGAAAAGTTGACCAAAAAAGCTAAACCTTTAAAGGCGCTTCTCAATGAAAAGGGGAATATTGTCTTGCCCGTTACCGTTACCGGGACGATGAGTAATCCAAAACCATTGTTGGATACAAGTTATGTACTCAATGCGATGATGAATTATTATGGAAAGGAAGAACTCGAAAAGGGATTGGATAAGTTAAAAGGAAAACTTGGTCTGGAAAAGCTTGGCCTGGAAAAATTATGGCAAAAGGATTAA
- the nadA gene encoding quinolinate synthase NadA yields MTTLIIDKIKELKKKRNAIILAHNYQRGEVQDIADYAGDSLGLSQQAAKTEAEMIVFCGVHFMAETASILCPGKLVLLPDENAGCPMANMITRKELILKKKEYPGAKVVCYVNSTAAVKAESDICCTSSNAIKIVSSFPKEQEILFVPDKSLGGYVSKQLNRPMILWEGYCPTHHRILAEHIVKAKKEHPQAKIVVHPECTPDVIELADHVASTTGIAKYCRESSAGKFIIGTEIGLLHRLKKENPQKSFFAVTPLSDCPNMKLINLEKVLWALEDLVYEVKVAEDIAQKAHSAIQKMLDLS; encoded by the coding sequence TTGACTACATTAATAATAGATAAAATAAAAGAATTAAAGAAAAAAAGAAATGCAATAATACTTGCGCACAACTATCAAAGGGGTGAAGTACAGGATATTGCGGATTACGCCGGGGATTCCCTGGGATTATCACAACAGGCCGCCAAAACTGAGGCGGAAATGATTGTTTTCTGCGGGGTACATTTCATGGCAGAAACCGCATCAATTCTTTGTCCCGGCAAATTGGTGCTTTTGCCTGATGAAAATGCAGGCTGCCCGATGGCAAATATGATTACCCGGAAGGAACTTATTCTGAAAAAAAAGGAGTATCCCGGTGCAAAAGTTGTTTGCTATGTAAACAGTACCGCCGCAGTAAAAGCAGAGAGCGATATCTGTTGCACGTCATCTAATGCAATAAAAATCGTATCTTCATTTCCCAAAGAACAGGAAATACTGTTTGTTCCGGATAAGAGTCTGGGCGGGTATGTATCAAAACAGCTCAACCGTCCCATGATTCTTTGGGAGGGCTACTGCCCAACACACCACAGGATACTGGCGGAACATATTGTAAAAGCAAAAAAGGAACATCCTCAGGCAAAAATCGTGGTGCATCCTGAATGCACACCTGATGTTATTGAGCTGGCTGACCATGTTGCAAGTACGACTGGAATCGCAAAATATTGCAGGGAATCCAGTGCAGGCAAATTTATAATCGGAACCGAGATCGGTCTTTTACATCGCCTAAAGAAAGAGAACCCGCAAAAATCATTTTTCGCAGTTACACCGCTTTCCGATTGTCCCAATATGAAGCTCATTAACCTGGAAAAGGTATTGTGGGCTTTGGAAGACCTTGTATATGAAGTCAAGGTCGCTGAGGATATCGCGCAAAAGGCACATTCCGCTATCCAGAAAATGCTGGATTTATCGTAA
- a CDS encoding type II toxin-antitoxin system HicA family toxin: protein MSRWTPCKRRDFIRRLRKLGFDGPFSGTRHKFIVYQQYCLTIPSNDEYSVPQLRMMIREAEEIIGSEITVDEWNRL, encoded by the coding sequence GTGAGCCGATGGACGCCCTGTAAACGGAGAGATTTTATTCGCCGTTTACGAAAACTCGGTTTTGACGGTCCTTTTTCTGGAACCAGACACAAGTTTATTGTCTATCAACAATACTGTCTCACTATTCCGTCTAATGATGAGTATTCAGTGCCTCAACTTCGTATGATGATAAGGGAAGCGGAAGAAATAATAGGTAGTGAAATTACCGTTGATGAATGGAATCGTTTGTAA